From Lolium perenne isolate Kyuss_39 chromosome 5, Kyuss_2.0, whole genome shotgun sequence, a single genomic window includes:
- the LOC127301429 gene encoding probable polygalacturonase has translation MAELSAGVSSPRASAASAAGPAVLSSPRAAPRAAQQFHHRRWAPAPYRAYLLALWLAGFALVFLWQNTSAGRLRLYTRPPTPTSTPRRAPSAMGQWVASPPEYDLREFGGVGDGRTLNTAAFEAAVAAIAERGGGRLTVPAGRWLTAPFNLTSHMTLFLASGAEILGIQDERYWPLMSPLPSYGYGREHKGPRYGSLIHGQDLKDVIITGHNGTINGQGQSWWIKFRKKLLNHTRGPLVQLMRSSNILISNITLRDSPFWTLHLYDCKHVTISETTVLAPVVGAPNTDGINPDSCTDVMIENCYISVGDDGIAIKSGWDQYGIAYGRPSTNITIRRVTIRSMVSAGVSIGSEMSGGVSNVLVENVHIWSSRRGVRIKTAPGRGAYVNNIAYRNITLENVRVGIVIKTDYNEHPDEAFDPKAVPIVGNISYTSIHGQRVRVPVRIQGSAEIPVTNVTFHDMSVGLLDKKYHVFQCSFVQGQVIGYVFPVPCKNLDLYNERRELVKESTLQNISDIDYSF, from the exons ATGGCGGAGCTATCCGCCGGCGTATCCTCCCCgcgcgcctccgccgcctccgccgccgggcCGGCGGTGCTGTCCTCCCCGCGCGCGGCGCCGAGGGCGGCCCAGCAGTTCCACCACCGGCGGTGGGCGCCGGCGCCCTACAGGGCGTACCTGCTCGCGCTCTGGCTCGCCGGCTTCGCGCTCGTCTTCCTCTGGCAGAACACCTCCGCGGGCCGCCTGCGCCTCTACACCCGCCCGCCCACGCCCACGTCCACGCCCAGGCGCGCGCCGTCCGCCATGGGCCAGTGGGTGGCCTCGCCGCCGGAGTACGATCTGAGGGAGTTCGGGGGCGTGGGGGACGGGCGGACGCTCAACACGGCGGCATTCGAGGCCGCGGTGGCGGCGATTGCGGAGAGGGGAGGCGGGCGGCTCACCGTGCCTGCCGGGCGGTGGCTCACCGCGCCGTTCAACCTCACCAGCCACATGACGCTCTTCCTCGCTTCTGGGGCTGAGATCCTCGGGATCCAG GATGAAAGATACTGGCCATTGATGTCTCCATTACCATCATATGGATATGGAAGAGAGCACAAGGGACCTCGATATGGGAGCCTTATACATGGCCAAGACCTGAAGGACGTGATTATAACTG GTCATAATGGCACCATAAATGGGCAAGGCCAAAGTTGGTGGATCAAATTTCGCAAGAAGCTCCTGAATCACACACGGGGACCTCTTGTTCAGCTCATGCGATCAAGTAACATTCTTATTTCTAACATCACTCTACGTGATTCTCCCTTCTGGACACTTCATTTATACGATTGCAAGCATGTTACTATCTCGGAAACTACAGTCCTGGCTCCAGTTGTTGGGGCTCCAAACACTGATGGAATAAATCCAG ATTCTTGCACGGATGTGATGATTGAAAATTGCTATATCTCTGTTGGTGATGACGGGATAGCTATAAAGAGTGGTTGGGATCAATATGGAATTGCTTATGGGCGTCCTTCTACTAACATCACTATTCGCAGGGTCACAATCCGCTCCATGGTGAG TGCTGGTGTATCTATAGGAAGTGAGATGTCTGGCGGTGTTTCAAACGTTTTGGTAGAGAATGTCCACATTTGGAGTTCACGGCGAGGTGTGAGGATAAAGACTGCCCCTGGAAGAGGGGCCTATGTAAACAACATCGCCTACCGAAACATAACCCTCGAAAATGTCCGTGTTGGTATTGTGATAAAGACCGACTACAACGAGCACCCAGATGAAGCCTTCGACCCAAAGGCTGTTCCCATTGTGGGTAACATTTCTTATACATCAATCCACGGGCAAAGGGTTCGTGTACCAGTCAGGATACAAGGGAGTGCAGAGATCCCTGTGACGAATGTTACTTTCCATGATATGTCAGTTGGTTTACTTGACAAGAAGTACCATGTTTTCCAGTGCTCCTTTGTCCAGGGGCAGGTCATTGGCTATGTTTTCCCTGTGCCGTGCAAGAACCTGGACCTGTATAACGAGCGGCGAGAGCTGGTTAAAGAATCGACACTACAGAACATCTCCGATATCGACTACAGTTTCTGA
- the LOC127301430 gene encoding photosystem I chlorophyll a/b-binding protein 6, chloroplastic, giving the protein MATPLPTGSFAACTLQPRIPALQLHAPKPNAAPAAACAPVRRASGHRAGATKSSLSTVCEPLGPDRPVWFPGKAPPPWLDGSLPGDFGFDPLGLGSEPESLRWFAQAELMHSRWAMVAVAGILIPDTLQKWGFMEEFNWFTAGEREYFADPLTLFVVQMALMGWAEGRRWMDYLNPGSVDIEPRFPNRKNPTPDVGYPGGLWFDWGNWGRGSPEPVMVLRTKEIKNGRLAMLAFVGFWFQAVYTGQGPLDNLFAHLADPGHCNIFSAFTSH; this is encoded by the exons ATGGCGACTCCTCTGCCCACCGGCTCATTCGCCGCCTGCACCCTCCAACCAAG GATCCCGGCTCTGCAATTGCATGCTCCGAAGCCGAATGCTGCGCCGGCGGCGGCTTGCGCTCCCGTCCGGCGGGCCAGCGGCCACCGTGCCGGCGCGACGAAGAGCAGCCTCTCCACCGTGTGCGAGCCACTGGGGCCCGACAGGCCCGTCTGGTTCCCCGGCAAAGCGCCTCCCCCGTGGCTCGACGGCAG CCTTCCGGGAGACTTTGGGTTTGATCCTCTTGGACTAG GGTCGGAGCCGGAGTCGCTGCGGTGGTTCGCGCAGGCGGAGCTGATGCACAGCCGGTGggcgatggtggcggtggcgggcaTCCTGATCCCGGACACCCTGCAGAAGTGGGGCTTCATGGAGGAGTTCAACTGGTTCACCGCCGGCGAGCGCGAGTACTTCGCGGACCCGCTGACGCTCTTCGTGGTCCAGATGGCGCTCATGGGGTGGGCGGAGGGCCGGCGGTGGATGGACTACCTCAACCCTGGCTCCGTCGACATCGAGCCGCGCTTCCCCAACCGCAAGAACCCCACCCCCGACGTCGGGTACCCGGGCGGGCTGTGGTTCGACTGGGGAAACTGGGGCCGCGGCTCGCCGGAGCCCGTCATGGTGCTCCGCACCAAGGAGATCAAGAACGGCCGCCTCGCCATGCTCGCCTTCGTCGGCTTCTGGTTCCAGGCCGTCTACACCGGCCAGGGCCCCCTCGACAACCTCTTCGCGCACCTCGCCGACCCCGGACACTGCAACATCTTCTCG GCATTCACGTCCCACTGA